One Mugil cephalus isolate CIBA_MC_2020 chromosome 10, CIBA_Mcephalus_1.1, whole genome shotgun sequence genomic window carries:
- the znf276 gene encoding zinc finger protein 276 isoform X1: MKKRGRRTRSSEASRKSSEGVGEEKRTPGNRGRPRKTAAVTADGFYHDNDLGLTTADDTQKHPESKSRSSGRLSTVCRLCHGKFSPRSLRHAFIKWPQESLDIVDDESDAAAATPSPLLFHTDFQRLVGVQLDRDPRLSEFICKKCHAKFYKCHSILIRFLQRVNLPPVEKENLRNRKNVKFPESSAKHSSTTPPSITSDPKCLHRLVSWAHHHGEVCRSCPDLKEVLEGQCWGSVKAVWGCVDGHRHIMDARSAGAGAATVSFVSGGGGDGAMSEEEEEEREEEEDEEEEQPGRNGRSSAGSMSTLVQSSHPGVTAQTETDLDAWTGAAEDFAGAEEPLSPAAAQLEDRTGDSDLSDRLTTNHMVVSEEEFEENRKGGLSDEELFESYQDERTRSINVPNKRRRSPKAPEEPKVKKKPGPKPGWKNKFKPKGEELPNIYKCPYQGCTAVYRAPDGLKKHIKEHHEEVRERPCPHPGCNKVFMIDRYLQRHVKLIHTEERNYICDQCGQTFKQRKHLSVHQMRHSGAKPLQCEVCGFQCRQRASLKYHMTKHKAEADLEFECLTCRKRFEKAHNLNVHMSMVHPLTQAEAPRDDADVQQQQQQQRPPPPSSYSDLTTITLTGEVVQHEQDR; encoded by the exons ATGAAGAAGAGAGGCCGACGGACGAGGTCGTCGGAGGCTTCACGGAAGTCGTCAGAGGGCGTTGGCGAGGAGAAGAGGACCCCCGGAAACAGAGGCAGACCTCGAAAGACCGCCGCTGTGACTGCAGACGGTTTCTACCACGACAATGACCTCGGTTTGACGACGGCTGACgacacacagaaacatccaGAGAGCAAGTCCAGGTCTTCAG GTCGACTCTCCACCGTCTGTCGTCTCTGCCACGGGAAGTTCTCTCCACGTTCTCTCCGTCACGCCTTCATCAAGTGGCCTCAGGAATCCCTCGACATCGTTGACGATGAGTcggacgccgccgccgccacccccTCTCCTCTTTTGTTCCACACAGACTTCCAGCGGCTGGTCGGGGTTCAGCTGGACCGTGACCCCCGGCTCTCGGAGTTCATCTGCAAGAAATGCCACGCTAAGTTCTACAAGTGCCACAGCATCCTGATCAGGTTTCTGCAGAGGGTCAACCTCCCGCCTGTCGAGAAGGAGAACCTCAGAAACCG aaAGAATGTGAAGTTTCCAGAGTCGTCAGCGAAACACAGTTCAACAA cGCCGCCGTCCATCACCTCCGACCCCAAGTGCCTCCACAGACTGGTGTCCTGGGCTCACCACCACGGGGAGGTGTGCCGCTCCTGCCCCGACCTGAAGGAGGTGCTGGAGGGCCAGTGCTGGGGCTCCGTCAAGGCCGTGTGGGGCTGCGTCGACGGCCACCGACACATCATGGACGCCCGATCCGCCGGCGCCGGCGCCGCCACAGTGAGCTTCGTCAGCGGGGGAGGTGGCGATGGAGCGatgtcggaggaggaggaggaggaacgggaggaggaggaggacgaagaggaggagcagccagGCAGGAACGGAAGGAGCTCAGCAGGAAGTATGAGCACCTTGGTTCAGAGCTCTCATCCTGGAGTCACAGCCCAGACTGAGACGGATCTGGACGCCTGGACGGGCGCCGCCGAAG ATTTTGCCGGTGCAGAGGAGCCTctgtctcctgctgcagctcagctGGAGGACAGGACCGGAGACAGCGACCTGTCGGACAGGTTAACCACAAACCACAT GGTCGTGTCCGAGGAGGAGTTTGAGGAGAACAGGAAAGGAGGTCTCTCAGACGAGGAGCTGTTTGAGTCGTACCAGGACGAGAG AACTCGAAGCATCAACGTCCCGAATAAGAGGAGACGGAGCCCGAAGGCCCCAGAGGAACCTAAAGTCAAAAAGAAACCTGGACCCAAACCGGGCTGGAAGAACAAGTTCAAACCTAAAGG AGAGGAGCTTCCAAACATCTACAAGTGTCCGTATCAAGGCTGCACGGCCGTTTACAGAGCTCCTGATGGACTGAAG AAACACATTAAGGAGCATCACGAGGAGGTGAGGGAGCGACCCTGCCCTCACCCCGGCTGCAACAAGGTGTTCATGATCGACCGCTACCTGCAGAGACACGTCAAGCTCATCCACACAG AGGAGAGGAACTACATCTGTGACCAGTGCGGTCAAACCTTCAAACAGAGGAAGCACCTGTCAGTTCACCAGATGAGGCATTCAGGGGCCAAACCACTGCA GTGTGAGGTTTGTGGCTTCCAGTGTCGCCAGCGAGCGTCGCTCAAGTACCACATGACCAAGCACAAGGCCGAGGCCGACCTGGAGTTCGAGTGTCTGACCTGCAGGAAGCGCTTCGAGAAGGCGCACAACCTCAACGTCCACATGTCCATGGTCCACCCGCTGACTCAGGCCGAGGCTCCGAGAGACGACGCCgacgtccagcagcagcagcagcagcagcggccgcCGCCGCCATCGTCGTACTCGGACCTGACCACCATCACGCTGACAGGGGAGGTGGTTCAACACGAGCAGGACAGATGA
- the LOC125015092 gene encoding C-C motif chemokine 3-like codes for MKKSLSFIVGLMLLLFTVQRCSSNPVALSQIPPKQCCFEFLSGAIPRRNIASISTTDSRCSEPALVITTVKNKEFCVRQSSTWAQKVYEEALNFQI; via the exons atgaagaAGAGTCTGAGCTTCATCGTgggtctgatgctgctgctgtttaccGTTCAACGCTGCAGCTCAA ATCCAGTTGCCCTGAGTCAGATCCCTCCTAAACAGTGCTGCTTTGAGTTCCTTTCGGGGGCGATTCCACGTCGAAACATAGcctccatcagcaccacagacagtCGATGCTCTGAACCAGCGCTTGT GATCAcgactgtgaaaaacaaagagttCTGTGTGAGGCAGAGTTCTACCTGGGCACAAAAAGTTTATGAAGAAGCACTCAACTTCCAGATCTGA
- the znf276 gene encoding zinc finger protein 276 isoform X2, which produces MKKRGRRTRSSEASRKSSEGVGEEKRTPGNRGRPRKTAAVTADGFYHDNDLGLTTADDTQKHPESKSRSSGRLSTVCRLCHGKFSPRSLRHAFIKWPQESLDIVDDESDAAAATPSPLLFHTDFQRLVGVQLDRDPRLSEFICKKCHAKFYKCHSILIRFLQRVNLPPVEKENLRNRKNVKFPESSAKHSSTTPPSITSDPKCLHRLVSWAHHHGEVCRSCPDLKEVLEGQCWGSVKAVWGCVDGHRHIMDARSAGAGAATVSFVSGGGGDGAMSEEEEEEREEEEDEEEEQPGRNGRSSAGSMSTLVQSSHPGVTAQTETDLDAWTGAAEDFAGAEEPLSPAAAQLEDRTGDSDLSDRVVSEEEFEENRKGGLSDEELFESYQDERTRSINVPNKRRRSPKAPEEPKVKKKPGPKPGWKNKFKPKGEELPNIYKCPYQGCTAVYRAPDGLKKHIKEHHEEVRERPCPHPGCNKVFMIDRYLQRHVKLIHTEERNYICDQCGQTFKQRKHLSVHQMRHSGAKPLQCEVCGFQCRQRASLKYHMTKHKAEADLEFECLTCRKRFEKAHNLNVHMSMVHPLTQAEAPRDDADVQQQQQQQRPPPPSSYSDLTTITLTGEVVQHEQDR; this is translated from the exons ATGAAGAAGAGAGGCCGACGGACGAGGTCGTCGGAGGCTTCACGGAAGTCGTCAGAGGGCGTTGGCGAGGAGAAGAGGACCCCCGGAAACAGAGGCAGACCTCGAAAGACCGCCGCTGTGACTGCAGACGGTTTCTACCACGACAATGACCTCGGTTTGACGACGGCTGACgacacacagaaacatccaGAGAGCAAGTCCAGGTCTTCAG GTCGACTCTCCACCGTCTGTCGTCTCTGCCACGGGAAGTTCTCTCCACGTTCTCTCCGTCACGCCTTCATCAAGTGGCCTCAGGAATCCCTCGACATCGTTGACGATGAGTcggacgccgccgccgccacccccTCTCCTCTTTTGTTCCACACAGACTTCCAGCGGCTGGTCGGGGTTCAGCTGGACCGTGACCCCCGGCTCTCGGAGTTCATCTGCAAGAAATGCCACGCTAAGTTCTACAAGTGCCACAGCATCCTGATCAGGTTTCTGCAGAGGGTCAACCTCCCGCCTGTCGAGAAGGAGAACCTCAGAAACCG aaAGAATGTGAAGTTTCCAGAGTCGTCAGCGAAACACAGTTCAACAA cGCCGCCGTCCATCACCTCCGACCCCAAGTGCCTCCACAGACTGGTGTCCTGGGCTCACCACCACGGGGAGGTGTGCCGCTCCTGCCCCGACCTGAAGGAGGTGCTGGAGGGCCAGTGCTGGGGCTCCGTCAAGGCCGTGTGGGGCTGCGTCGACGGCCACCGACACATCATGGACGCCCGATCCGCCGGCGCCGGCGCCGCCACAGTGAGCTTCGTCAGCGGGGGAGGTGGCGATGGAGCGatgtcggaggaggaggaggaggaacgggaggaggaggaggacgaagaggaggagcagccagGCAGGAACGGAAGGAGCTCAGCAGGAAGTATGAGCACCTTGGTTCAGAGCTCTCATCCTGGAGTCACAGCCCAGACTGAGACGGATCTGGACGCCTGGACGGGCGCCGCCGAAG ATTTTGCCGGTGCAGAGGAGCCTctgtctcctgctgcagctcagctGGAGGACAGGACCGGAGACAGCGACCTGTCGGACAG GGTCGTGTCCGAGGAGGAGTTTGAGGAGAACAGGAAAGGAGGTCTCTCAGACGAGGAGCTGTTTGAGTCGTACCAGGACGAGAG AACTCGAAGCATCAACGTCCCGAATAAGAGGAGACGGAGCCCGAAGGCCCCAGAGGAACCTAAAGTCAAAAAGAAACCTGGACCCAAACCGGGCTGGAAGAACAAGTTCAAACCTAAAGG AGAGGAGCTTCCAAACATCTACAAGTGTCCGTATCAAGGCTGCACGGCCGTTTACAGAGCTCCTGATGGACTGAAG AAACACATTAAGGAGCATCACGAGGAGGTGAGGGAGCGACCCTGCCCTCACCCCGGCTGCAACAAGGTGTTCATGATCGACCGCTACCTGCAGAGACACGTCAAGCTCATCCACACAG AGGAGAGGAACTACATCTGTGACCAGTGCGGTCAAACCTTCAAACAGAGGAAGCACCTGTCAGTTCACCAGATGAGGCATTCAGGGGCCAAACCACTGCA GTGTGAGGTTTGTGGCTTCCAGTGTCGCCAGCGAGCGTCGCTCAAGTACCACATGACCAAGCACAAGGCCGAGGCCGACCTGGAGTTCGAGTGTCTGACCTGCAGGAAGCGCTTCGAGAAGGCGCACAACCTCAACGTCCACATGTCCATGGTCCACCCGCTGACTCAGGCCGAGGCTCCGAGAGACGACGCCgacgtccagcagcagcagcagcagcagcggccgcCGCCGCCATCGTCGTACTCGGACCTGACCACCATCACGCTGACAGGGGAGGTGGTTCAACACGAGCAGGACAGATGA